GAAACGCTGCGGTGCATAACAATAGCAAACCCTGCCTGTGGCCGCTTTATTCGGGAAGCAATGCCGCAAGGGTTTCCCCATCATGGCGGGAGATCCCCACATACCAGGTCTCATTCCATTTCCAGGAGACCAGATCACGGTTTCTCATGGTGCTCACAAAATAATCGCCCCTGGTTACACAATGGGCAACCGCATCCGGATCACGGACCAGTCGCTGCTCCAGATCGGTTTCCGGAAGGGCAAACACATAGATGATATCATCCGGACCCATTTCGTAAACAAACAACGGAGTTCGAAGTTCGGGTACGAACTCGGTGTCCACAACACCGGCCAGTCTGGCTCCGTTAATCCGGGGAATGTCGATACGGTAGTTGAAATGCTCCGCCAGAAGGGACGACATTTCATCGGAAGGGAGAGGAGGGATGTCTGGCTGCAATGACATTCCACGCGTTGTTTCGTAGTGATGATACGCCATCCACTCCACACTTGGGCGGTCATGCTCTGCCATCACCTGCTCTGAAGAGGTTCCGTTGAGTAACAGAAACAGATACAGCAGGATTGAAAGCAGTACCGATGCCGCCACAGCGATAGCAGCAATACGCCTGATGTCGGGGGTTCTTCGAATTGAAAAAGGTACGAACAGACCATCATCAGAAAACAAACGCTCTTGCCCGGCAAGATGTGTAATGGTGGATGATATTTTCTTCCTCAGCGCAGGGGGAGCGGAATGATACCGGCCATGTCGCTTCACAAGCTTTTTTATAAGCTGCTCCTCTTCAAAATACCGGCGTACATCCTCGTCAGTTTCCAGGAAATCAAAAAAGAACTTTTTTTCTTCTTCAGAGGCTTCGTCGTCCACGACCGGCGTCACCAGTTCAAAAGCTCTAATCTTTTTCTGTTCGTGTGACATTTTTCGTGGAAAATATGCTATGTTTGAGACGTTTTACCGACATACATGCCGGACAGGGAAGGCCTATTATTCGTTTCCATTTTAAACGGAATTTCCAGGTTCAGCGTTCTTGTGCTCAAAATCATGTGAATCTCGCAATAATTCCCGTATGCGCCATTTTTCTACGTCACTTTTTCTCTGCACTCTGACCTTTTTTTTGATGGATCCCGCCGATGCCGATGCCCAGGTGGTTAATGTGGAGCGCCATCGGGTTCAGGCCGATACGTTTAATGTCTGGACAGGCGGACTCGGTTTCGGACTCAGTGTTTCCAAAAGCGCCAATCAGGTAGTTCGGTTAAACACTACATCAGATCTGACCTATGTGGCAAAAAAACACGATTTTCTTTTTATTGCCCGGAATAATTTTCTCAGAGTGGAAGGCGAAAATGTAATGAACGACGGCTATGCCCACCTGAGAGCCGTTCTTTTCCGTGATAATACCCTGGCCCCGGAGGTTTTTCTTCAGGCCCAGTACAATCTCGACTGGGGACTGGCCCGGCGAACGCTTGCCGGTAGCAACGTGCGCATCAGACTCCATGAAACCGATTCTTTTTCCGCATTTGTAAGTACCGGCCTGATGTTCGAAAATGAAATATGGAAGGATGAGGATGAGGACCTCCGGGACGTCCGGAATTTGTTGAAGTCAACCACCAGTTTCAACCTGCGGGGACGCCTCACGGATTCGGTGGATCTGGCAGCGATCAGCTATTACCAGGCGCGGCCCGACCGGTTTTTCAAGCCCCGGTTTACCTCCGACTGGCAAGTGCGTTTCCGGATATCCGAAAATCTGCGGTTTGCCCTGCAGTTTGTCAGTACCTTTGATTCCGACCCGCCACTGAACTCCACAGAATTCATATACAATATCAACAACATCCTGGAAGTTAGATTCTGATGCAGAACCGTGCCGTGGTATCCGTCCGGAAACATCGTTTTTTTCTATCTTTCATGCTTTGTGCAAACTACGATATTCCCGTCGTCACATGCTGATCTGCCGGCCATTACGTTCTAACGAAAAACCGAAATGTATCTCTTGATGAAGCCCATAAAAATTATCGCAGTCATGATACCGCTGCTTTTGGTATCCTGCAACTCGGGAGGCGAATCCACCCTGACCGGAGCCGGTTCGCCGGAACACGAATTCTGGGTGACGCTGGAAGAGGCCCAGGAGCGGGCCTATGACGAAGGGCAGCACATGCTGCTGGATATCTACACCGAATGGTGTGGCTTCTGCCGCCGCATGAACGCCGAAACCTATGCTGACGAAGGGGTACAGGAGCTGCTGGACCGATATTTTATTGCGACCCGAATAAATGCGGAATCCAGTCAGTCCGTTACATTCCTGGGCC
The Balneolales bacterium ANBcel1 DNA segment above includes these coding regions:
- a CDS encoding DUF481 domain-containing protein codes for the protein MRHFSTSLFLCTLTFFLMDPADADAQVVNVERHRVQADTFNVWTGGLGFGLSVSKSANQVVRLNTTSDLTYVAKKHDFLFIARNNFLRVEGENVMNDGYAHLRAVLFRDNTLAPEVFLQAQYNLDWGLARRTLAGSNVRIRLHETDSFSAFVSTGLMFENEIWKDEDEDLRDVRNLLKSTTSFNLRGRLTDSVDLAAISYYQARPDRFFKPRFTSDWQVRFRISENLRFALQFVSTFDSDPPLNSTEFIYNINNILEVRF
- a CDS encoding DUF255 domain-containing protein — protein: MKPIKIIAVMIPLLLVSCNSGGESTLTGAGSPEHEFWVTLEEAQERAYDEGQHMLLDIYTEWCGFCRRMNAETYADEGVQELLDRYFIATRINAESSQSVTFLGRSYTMEELALQFGVASYPTTVFLTPNGEPLAAQAGFFEAPHFRQMLGYVGTGSYQEVTFEEYSNTQ